A stretch of the Archangium violaceum genome encodes the following:
- a CDS encoding sensor histidine kinase, which yields MPSTAALPSLPAPGPEARLAFAELLLGCDDAKTCAEAAVAWLVHHAHVDQVLCLAPDESDSHCLVTLASYGLPCAGNFVLALHDPKHPLVEALQWTEPRWFHPGQLPPELPLAGTGLFTLSLGRAAPGSPAPGLLLVGAPVPELSPQASWLAGHLGMHLTRLYKGHQLARLEEASSELAARVNAATEELATQNELLRRQAIQLEQASAAKSQFLANMSHELRTPLNAILGYTNMLLQGVNGELPAPQRRSLTRIDSNGRHLLEIINEILDITRIEAGRMPLHLSEFRIPELVQEVMAELDPIIARSKLVVSTSVDPNLPPVNSDRQKVKQIVVNLLSNALKFTHEGSIKVLASYEVATATLHIAVADTGIGIDPGHQEKIWEDFQQVDSSPTRAYGGTGLGLSICRRLAAMLDGRISLKSAVGQGSTFTLHLPRRTRRT from the coding sequence TTGCCATCCACCGCCGCCCTGCCGTCGCTGCCCGCGCCCGGCCCCGAGGCGCGACTCGCGTTCGCCGAGCTGCTACTCGGCTGCGACGATGCCAAGACCTGTGCCGAGGCCGCGGTGGCCTGGCTCGTCCACCACGCCCACGTGGACCAGGTGCTGTGTCTCGCGCCCGACGAATCGGACTCGCACTGCCTCGTGACGCTCGCCTCGTACGGCCTGCCCTGCGCGGGGAACTTCGTGCTCGCCCTGCATGATCCGAAGCATCCGCTGGTGGAGGCGCTCCAGTGGACCGAGCCCCGTTGGTTCCATCCCGGCCAGCTTCCCCCGGAGCTGCCACTGGCGGGGACGGGCCTCTTCACCCTGTCCCTGGGCAGGGCCGCTCCCGGTTCGCCCGCCCCCGGGCTGCTGCTGGTGGGCGCGCCCGTGCCGGAGTTGTCTCCCCAGGCCTCGTGGCTCGCCGGCCACCTGGGCATGCACCTGACGCGCCTGTACAAGGGCCACCAGCTCGCGCGGCTCGAGGAGGCCTCCTCCGAGCTGGCCGCCCGGGTGAACGCCGCCACCGAGGAGCTGGCCACCCAGAACGAGCTGCTGCGCCGCCAGGCCATCCAGCTCGAGCAGGCGAGCGCCGCCAAGTCGCAGTTCCTCGCCAACATGTCCCACGAGCTGCGCACGCCGCTCAACGCCATCCTCGGCTACACCAACATGCTGCTGCAGGGCGTCAACGGGGAGCTCCCCGCGCCCCAGCGCCGCAGCCTCACCCGCATCGACTCCAACGGCCGTCACCTGTTGGAGATCATCAACGAGATCCTCGACATCACCCGCATCGAGGCGGGCCGGATGCCGCTGCACCTGTCCGAGTTCCGCATCCCCGAGCTCGTCCAGGAGGTCATGGCCGAGTTGGATCCCATCATCGCGCGCTCGAAGCTGGTGGTGAGCACCTCGGTGGACCCGAACCTGCCCCCGGTGAACAGCGATCGGCAGAAGGTGAAGCAGATCGTCGTCAACCTCCTGTCCAACGCCCTGAAGTTCACCCACGAGGGCTCCATCAAGGTGCTGGCCTCGTACGAGGTCGCCACCGCCACGCTCCACATCGCAGTGGCCGATACCGGCATCGGCATCGACCCCGGTCACCAGGAGAAGATCTGGGAGGACTTCCAGCAGGTGGACAGTTCCCCCACGCGCGCCTATGGAGGCACGGGCCTGGGTCTCTCCATCTGCCGCCGTCTGGCCGCCATGCTCGATGGACGCATCTCGCTCAAGAGCGCGGTGGGACAGGGCTCGACCTTCACACTGCACCTTCCACGCCGCACGAGGCGGACATGA
- a CDS encoding MerR family transcriptional regulator, with amino-acid sequence MQPEPLKVGELARRTGLSIRTLHHYDELGLLSPSLRTASGYRLYTPEDVARLQRILSLRQLGFSLEEIKRCIDEPGFSPIRVLELHLARAREQLALQQELCRRLEALATQFRSAETPSVDQLIQTIEVMTMFEKYYTPEQLQELEARRQALGEDAIRQVQEEWPQLIAKVRAEMEKGTDPASEPVQKLARRWGELVRAFTGGNPGIEKSLGTMYQQEPAMGARFGLDPQLFAYVNRAMEAAKKPE; translated from the coding sequence TTGCAGCCCGAACCCCTGAAGGTAGGCGAGCTCGCCCGGCGGACCGGGCTGTCCATCCGTACCCTGCACCACTACGACGAGCTGGGCCTGCTCTCGCCATCACTCCGCACGGCGTCCGGCTACCGGCTCTACACCCCGGAGGATGTCGCCCGGTTGCAGCGCATCCTGTCCCTCCGCCAGCTCGGCTTCTCGCTGGAGGAGATCAAACGCTGCATCGACGAGCCCGGCTTCTCGCCCATCCGGGTGCTCGAGCTGCACCTCGCGCGGGCTCGCGAGCAGCTCGCCCTCCAACAGGAACTGTGCCGGCGCCTGGAGGCGCTCGCCACGCAGTTCCGCTCGGCGGAGACGCCCTCCGTCGATCAACTCATTCAAACCATCGAGGTCATGACCATGTTCGAGAAGTACTACACCCCGGAGCAGCTCCAGGAGCTCGAGGCGCGCCGCCAGGCCCTGGGGGAGGACGCCATCCGCCAGGTCCAGGAGGAGTGGCCCCAGCTCATCGCCAAGGTGCGCGCCGAGATGGAGAAGGGCACCGACCCGGCCAGCGAGCCCGTGCAGAAGCTCGCCCGGCGCTGGGGCGAGCTCGTCCGCGCCTTCACCGGCGGCAACCCCGGCATCGAGAAGTCGCTGGGCACCATGTACCAGCAGGAGCCGGCCATGGGCGCCAGGTTCGGGCTCGACCCACAGCTCTTCGCCTACGTGAACCGCGCCATGGAAGCGGCGAAGAAGCCCGAGTAG
- a CDS encoding response regulator translates to MNSTARNDISPLVLIVDDYQDAREMYAEYLEYSGFRVAEARNGLEAVEKAFALRPSVILMDLSLPVMDGWEATRRLKKDPRTRSIPVVALTGHALDGHSREAEDAGCDAYVTKPCLPDALVQEVQRVLATVSPAA, encoded by the coding sequence ATGAACAGCACAGCTCGAAACGACATCTCGCCCCTCGTACTGATCGTCGACGACTACCAGGATGCCCGGGAAATGTACGCCGAGTACCTCGAGTACTCCGGCTTCCGCGTGGCCGAGGCGCGCAATGGACTGGAGGCCGTGGAGAAGGCCTTCGCGCTGCGCCCGTCCGTCATCCTCATGGATCTCTCGCTGCCGGTGATGGATGGCTGGGAGGCCACCCGGCGCCTCAAAAAGGATCCCCGCACGCGCTCCATCCCCGTGGTGGCGCTCACCGGCCATGCCCTGGATGGGCACTCGCGCGAGGCGGAGGACGCCGGCTGTGATGCCTACGTCACCAAGCCGTGCCTGCCGGACGCGCTGGTCCAGGAGGTCCAGCGCGTGCTCGCGACCGTGTCCCCGGCCGCGTAG